The genomic region TTTACTATGGTATATGTACACGGGGGGGTACATTTGATTccgttgtgtgtttgtactgcgtgtatttgcatgcataatgaaaaataataaatatttacgATTTTTAAGATTTAAGATTTACTGTGGACTGAGATGAATCACGGGATGACAAAGCATTAATTTGCGCTAAATGAAAAATCtaaaaaattaatttaaatatttaagtttgATTGTTTTGgaaagcaaacaacaacaacaaaacgcaGTCTCCACTGTTTGGAACTGTAAACTTTCATCATTTATGACCGCGCCTTGGATGGGGACTGATTTCTGCGTACGCGCCGCGCACTCGTCCTCGTGCGCGTGACAGGGAGATGTGGCTGCGTGCGTGAAGTTCAGGTGTCCGGAGGGAAGAGCCCGATGCTCGTCACAGTGCGCGCTGAGTCTTTTATTGGATAATAAAAGTGCGATCATTTCCGCCCGCCTTACAGCACCAAGCTGATCAGAATAAAACCGAACAGCCCATAATATGCATGTTTAAATACAGCGGCGCTTTGCTTCAATTGATATTATCAGGATCAGCTGCGTCCATCACATGAAGAAACTCAACTCACCGGTGGGAGACGGAGGATTTCACGGCGCTCTGGCTCCACACAGACGGTCAGAGGGACGCCGAGAGCCGAACCGGAGCTCAGCGGGACATCACGGGACAGTCACCGGGAGCATCCGCCAGGAGGAGCGCGTATCAGGAGAGATCGGTGCCGCTCGGGGTGGGGGGAGGCGGGAGGAGCGCCGTGACGCAGGAGAGGCCAGGCTTTTCTATTGGAGGACGCAAGTTCATATTTTGCAAGCGCAACACGACGAGTCTGAAGCTTCGCTTGGTattcactgattttatttttatctcttcTTGTTTTAGAATCCTTTTTAATTCCTTCTCTGACGGCTGGAGCAAATCAATTCTGAAACGAAGCTGAAGAATGTTTCTTTGCTGGcacaaataatatttatttgggCATCCCAATTTGGGAATTTCTGACCCCTGAGAAACAcgattatttttgaaaataataCCAAAACCATGATGATTGCCCAATATCAATAACCAATCAGGCATGTTAACAAAATGGGCAAATACAGACGTCTGTGTACAACCTGCAGCACCGCCTCATCATCCATGCACCTGGTATACAAATAataagcactcagagagcgcagacctccaccaagcagctcattccactcataattggattcacaccgtccacacggtgatctggatcatcatcaaaaggttctaagttgttcttggtatctttatacaccaaccatgaaaagtaaaagtgaatcggagttggtTTGGACAATGTGCTTCCATTTCAGCGAGCTCCTGATTTGAAATCTAATTTTGAGTacacaagtgcacacacacctgcacacacacacacacacacgaatggGCACATTCAGCCTCATTTAAATGCTTCCCTGATATGGGCTACAGAGATTTATGGAAAACTAATATAGCGTCTGTTTTTTTAGATCTGTTATTTGCCCTGCAGGAAGCAGCTTGATGTCCTCGCTGAGAGGAGCGGCGGTTTGACCATCAATGCGGACCTAactccgctgctgctgcccttACTGAATACATCCGCGTACAAAATCATTATTAGACATGCCTTCCTATAGGTCAATCCTAATTCGGGGGCTCCTGGGGGAGATACTACACTACCCATAAGCCCGTGGCCCCTGCTATGAGTCACTCCTAATTACATTCCAATCAACgagaaacaaacagcagcagaaacaggctCATAAATTCTGCTGCAGAGGGGACTGATTCTGCACCATGAGGGAACAATGGAGGCATTCGTATTGTTTTTCAGTACGGtggtgagatgggggggggggggtcatcctgaCTGAGTGTCCCCTATAGTGAATGTTTCAAGAGACCgagatgtgtgtgaatgtaaagTGTGAGAAGTCAGAATGAGCTGATAGATGCTTCATAGGGTGCAACCTTGAATTAGAACAGTGCAAAGTCAGAGACAGATGGATTGAGacagggaggggtggggggggctgcaggctgGAGAGGCTGGCTGGGGTTCACGCTGAAATGTCAGATGAGTCAGAGGCATTCTGGGTAGACGCTCCTGTTTAATATGGCACCATCGCCCCTGCAGCAGCGTTCTGGGGGCGCTGGAGGAGCGGCCGGTGACATTGATTACCCTGAACGCCGGTAACACACGATAACGGACGGGCTTGACTGTGCAGGGGGGGCCACGGCGATTTGAGCGTAAAACCCTTTTCTCATCCTCGTCCACAGAGGCTCAGTAAACCGTGACGCTTCGTATTATGAACATGGGGAtgcagggggggtggggtggatGGGATGCTGATGCCCACAGGTGTCAGCATCACGCCAGTGATGGCTGGAAGGAGGCATGGACTCAGCAGCATGGAGCGCCCCGTCGCTCTGATCAGGACAGCAAACACACCTGAGCTGTGTAAACGTCAGACACACAACCTGCTAAACAGCTGAACTGAATGCTGCGACTTGCTGCTTGGTCCATGGGAGGGAGTACACAGATGAGGGgtgggcggcgggggggggggggggggggggggggtggcatcaCGGTTAGTCACGACTCTCCTGCCCAGAGAAAATGAGGACGAGCAGCagggcgagtgtgtgtgtgcgtgtgtgtgtgtgtgtgtgcatctgctCAGAGCTGCCCCTCCTCTCCACCTCCGCTCCTTCAGTATGCCACAGACCTGGTTGCCAAGGTTACCTTTTGTGTTGATGGGTTCATCTCTGTGCTAATCACTAGAGACCAACAATGGctaaagcagtgtgtgtgtgtgtgtgtgtgtgtgtgtgtgattgtcctTTCAAACAGGGTTACAACAACACAGAGACGTGCATCATTTCCCTCTTCCCTGAGTTAAGTTAAAAGTTAATTAAGTTAAAATCAACGAGAAGCTATTAAACCAGGACTGATTTTTCCCAAGAGGATTGTctccaaaaacacagcagcccATTTTTTTGCCACGTCTGTTTTAACCGTGCAAATAAGATTTAATTGGCAGAGAATGATCTCATATCTTAGCGGAGATTCTATCTTTCCCTCTTCGTGGgaagcagcgggaggaggaggcgtgatGGCGTGAGCCTTCTGCTGAGGACACTGCTGGCCATTTATTCAAAACTGAAGAAACACTCACAGAATTCTGAGCACAGCTGAATCCCAGCCTTTGTGAGACTCATTCTGTCATCTGCTAATGTTGTCTTAACTCACACACCCATTaagacagaagagaaacaaggtgacacacaaagacacacacacacacatccttggAGAAAGATATAAAGCTGTCGAGGCCATTTCACCACTAACTGGGTCTCTGCAGCACAACTGTCACATCTGGATGTGATCAATCTACTGTGATTTCACACGCGTTGTTTGTGGAATTGATTGACGTTCAGATTTCCGTAAATGTAAACGTGATTGAGACGGACTTTCTCTTCCTTGTGGTCTCACGATGACCCCGAAGGCAGCAACACCAAACATGTAATGTCACCAGGAACCTGATCTACTCATCCTGCAGAGGTTGACACTCCTTAAAAAAACTGTGTGGGTGATACAAAAGACTTCTCATTCAGCGTGGCGCTGGTTCTGAGTCCCGTGACTCTAAATCAGGATAAACTCGCCACTTTTATTCAGCAGAACACCGAGTGACACCACCTGCATCCAAAGCATCAAAGACTAGTTTGCAGACGATGATTGGAGGCACATGTGCGACATGAAGAAACCATTTCCTGTGAAATCCTGATGTCGTCAGACACAGAGGTGACTCTCACGTCGTTTTGAATCCCTGGATTTCAGAAGCTCCTTTCAGACCCCGTCCGGCGTTCTGTGTGCTGGATCCACTCGAATAAGGCTTTTACCCGAGGCTGATGAGACTACCGCTCCGAGGCTGCCGGGCTCCTTCCTGCTCTATTCATCACACTGAGGACAAGGCAAGGCCTGATCTCTGTCACACATTCAGGATAAGCGAGGGACTGAATTATATCCTCCTCTGACGCAGTGACCATCCAAGTGGAGAGAAACAATTATGTGTGAGGTTGGGATTTAAAGCTGGCATGAAATAATGTATCAAAAGCACTGAATTCCACACTTGTGATTTCTCCATAATTTTTAAAGGTGAGATTTTTGAAACAAAGATGATTTTGTCATGACGATTAACCTTTAATTTAATAAAGATTCCACAGATTAGATTTCCCTCTTCAGCACCGACTCCAAGGCGGCCCTCCTCAaccctcgtgtgtgtgtgtgtgtgtaaatgctgAGTCATGTCAGCAAACGCTGACCAGACACCTGTAACCACATTGTCTTTAGAATAGGGTTAAATCTAGCACACAGtttcagaaacatttaatgacagaataaataaatatatccatcACATTTACATCTAGTCTAGAGTACAAaataacaagcagcagcaacgaCAGAAAAGGGCTCAGGGAGTCAGGCTTCCAATCCAAGCTCCTTCGGCCACGTCGGCCGATCCTAAGCTTTCGTGATGTGGCCCTCTTTGATGAGGAAGTCGTAGATTTTGCGCGTCTTGTTGACGTCGATCTTGATCAGCGCTCTGGCCTGTGCGAGCCGCAGCCCTCCCTGCCGCCTGCACTCGTTCAACAGGGCCTGCTTGTATTCCAGGTAGGCCCCCGGCACCAGCCGCACCACCTGGCACAGCTGCAAGCACGGCGACGACACCGGGGGTCAGTGAGGCACGGGAAAACACGTCGTAGGCCTTAACACAACTCCGGACAACCGGCTTCTTTAAAAGCGCTTCCCATTTCTGAATGACCCGTCGGTGACATCACAGAAATCCGTACCTCTTTCTCACGCTCGTTGAGCTTCTCCGTCCCCGGGAGGCCCGTCAGATTGAGAGGAGGAGCGCTCCGCCTACCTGTAGCTGTGGGAAAGGAATTCAACAGCAGTTCAAGCGGCGTGCAGCCCAACAGCAACGGCAGGCCGACGACACACACGTAGAGGAGACGCAGAAAGAAATACATAAATCGTGTGAATACGGCTATGAGAGCGTGGAAGAAAAGCAGCGAGTTCAATAAACACGTCGGGCCTGCTTTACAGAGTATTTACGGAGCGTGTGAATTCATGTGGCCGAGCCTTGGGCCAGACGGACACaacagagaggagggaaaggtAGAAAGAAGCCTCCTACCCGACACCATGATGGTCGTTACAGCTGGAGTGATGCCGGCATCTCTGGAAACAGACACAAACGGCTTAGCATCCACATCTAgcgtgtgacacacacacacacacacacactcacacacacactaagctTTATTCGTTATTCCGCTCTGCGATTTCCATCCAAAAGAGATGAATCACCGCATTAAAGACTTTTTAAAGGGAGAATAATTAGAAGAACTTGAATTCcgctcaaagaagaaaaaaaacaacaaccttggACGAAAAAACacgagcagcagcaaaaaataaagagacTAAAAATAGCAAAGAGGTTGAAGTGGATTGCACAGATATGTAAGCGCCTGCTTTATTCATCTCAGGATGCCTGGTGCGGAGAGATGAAAGAGGTCAGCGTCTCCAGGGAGCCCCCTCCGTTAGGCCTGGGTAACAAGCAGGAAGTTAGAAGTCTCACAGCGCAGCTTGTTTCGTGAGCCACTGCTGGCAGGCCCTGCCGTCCTGGATGTACTGCAGCACGTCACACAGCATGGTCCGCTTCCTCCTCTCGTCCTCCCGCATGCGGTTCGCCCGCTCGTACACCTTGGCGCCTGAGAGCGtttgaacaaaaacagaagaggaCATCAGCAGAAAGGGGTACGTGGACCGAGTCAGGAGTAAAGACGCTGAATGTGGGGAGGGCAAGCAGATTCATGACGTCGTGGACTTCGGGTCATTCATTAAATCTGATACTGTTCCAGGAGCAGTAGAATAAAAATACCCAGTGCGCATTTCTACTGTGAGCGATGCGTCAAGCTAGCCTAAGCATTATAATCCCAAAAGCTGATCTGCTGTGTCGCCACAAGAAATGTGATGAACAGTCAGTCATGTTCTGCAACGGTGGAAAGGTCAGACTAGACTCACTGCAGAAAGACGTGATCCCTGCTCCTCTGTATTCCTGCAGCCGGCGGATCTCCCTCCTCAGCTCAAACTCCACTGGGGCAAAGACACAAAGCGGTGAATCTGTGCACGTCTGTGCACGTCTGAACACGTCGGtccacacagagcagcagcttaGTGAACAGCTCAGATTCATTTAGTTATCACACTAACGTGCGTGGCTTTCAATGAATTTGTCGTGCTCAATCGGTCCGATCACTCTGGCAAATCGCCTCATGGCATCATAGAGCTCCTGCACCTCCTTTGGGTAGCATCGCTCCAGCActggaaggaagagaggagaggcgtgagtgggcggagcctctcaCCAAATAGAATACAGAGCGATACGAAAGAAAACGGCGTCTCCTGAGATGCATCAACAGTTTGATCTTTAGCGGTTCCAGGAGAACTGCAGACGTATTTCTTATTTCGATGTCGTGCCCCGGTTCAAACCTCTTTTTACCCTTTTGTGACGTTaagttcaaaattaaattcctATATTCACACATTTCTATGTTTTCCTGTGCAAACTGCAGCCTTCTTGTTAAACACAAACTTGAATTAAAATCTtcctgttgtttattttttattctttaataaTTGGAGTCAGGATAAAATTATTCAACCCCCACCTTCCACcgaatgatgtgtgtgtgttcaccgcCACCCCGCTCCGACCGCGGGCGCCTGAAAGTGAGCGCTCACTAGCAGTTTGGCTCGACACGCGAGGTCATACTCTGAGCAAggcagtggacacacacacacacgttgtccACGTCTCCAGGGAGACATCAACACTGGACTTCTCTAtggctgcacacaaacacaacaacaaaggcCACCGAGAATCATTTCAAGGTGGCCGTCCTGCCTCCGGCAGTCACAGACATGATACTGTGAGCCTCCAGGGCTGGAATACTGCCTCCATTATTGcacgtgacacacacacacacacacacacacacatacgagAAACACAATCTTTGAcagtctccatgacaaccagtCTGCAGCTACTGTGTTCTATTTTGTCTTGAGAGACTGGGGCGATAAGGGagtggaggggaaaagggaagagGGCGAACTGGAGGCAAGCAAATGAACTAGAACGTGCAACATGCGGATCTACGACgacgggctgggggggggggggggggggatcaaacaGGAAAATCCATTCAttgcagcagctcagcttccGTCTGCGCTCGAATGCGAAGCCTCAACAGATGCAGCGAATGACGTCACCGAGTTCCCTGAAGTCCGGCGGCCGAGGCTGAACCGCTAAACGCTAGTTATTACAGGAGCAGCGACGCCGTGCAGATATTTCCAACGCTGGGCGTAACCACGAGCTCCGTCAGTCGCCACGCTGCTGCTATCCCgagaggtcagagaggtcaACGCTGGTTATGAAGCCCATTGTTGGCGTGTATCCATAGAAACGCTGCACAGGGTTCTGGCGGGCCGACATTAAATGCCTCCCCGAGCTGCTATGGATACATTAGCAGCAGAGCTCGTGTTACTTTCATGTGAGCACTTACTCTGGAATTTCCTCAGGTTGATCAGCCCATGGTCTCGGATAACCctaacagaaagagagacagtcACACGTATAATTATCCGGGCTACAGACATGTCTCTTCTACGCAGCAGTTGGATGGAATTTGAAATCTGAGACTAAAGTGCGATTGGGTGAAAGGCTGGCTTCCTGTGAGGGCTGGAGTTCAGGGTTTGTGTCGCCACCCTGGAAGCCTCTCTGACAAACTGCATTACAGCAGTGACTGTCTAAATACGAGAGAATAGCGGTGGGGGAGCGTATCTCGAACGCAAACTAACAAAGCTCTGTCAAAAGAAAGAAgggaaacaaatacaaattcatTATCTTACAGAATAAAGCCAACAGGACGGCAGAGagtgaaaaaaatacacaatttcCTTGAATATAAATTGACAGATTCTGAATGTGTagcacaaaacagaaaaaaacaccaTCAGAAATGGGCCCAGCGAAAAACAACCTCAGAGGAAGGATTTATTTGAAGGCTGCGTGAAAACTAATTAACTCACCACGACATTAAGAAAAAGAGGCAAATCCTCAGACTAAAAGAGCAAGCGATTAGATGATTATTACACTGCTAAATATTTCTCATCAAATCTTCTTTTCAAATGTCAATATCCCATTAAGTCACTAATGGTGCAATTTCAGCTTGAAATCTCTTCTTACTTTAGAGTCGTATGGCCAGAGACATTTTATCTGTCAAATCAAAACAtccatattttatatattctacATGTTTGTGTCTTCTGGGAGAAAAGATAATGTGTTCATCCATCTCCAACATAAAGTACATGAAATTATAAGCATGCCAGTGAGTTTCAAACAATACCAGTCTTACAGGACCCGTGTGTTTCAAAAGCTACCGACAATTATTAGTTAATAtttagaagagaaaatgcattaGCATCAAGAAATCACCAATTTTACAAGCATGCAGTTTAAAATGAGACGtttaatgacatcacagaacCTTATACCGCCATCTACTGGCAGACAATGGTCATTACATCGCACTGGATAAAAACACCTCTAATAAACGAAGGACCTACTTTTTCCTCCTTTGTCTCTCCTTTAATCTTGAATGATAAATATCAACAACTGAAAGCTTGAGTGCTGAAACAGAACAAATTACACGACACCATTAGCTTATTGTCAAATAAACGCTGCTTCCAAACATCACATTCTATCAGCTGATTAAGTCTCACCACGGAGGATGTCGGAGTCGTCATCCACAAAGTCGATGTCTTTCAAATCCCATTCTGCGTAGTTGTCAAACTCCTAAAGGGACAATGTGAGTGGATTTTTAGCGTGAAGCAGATCAATAACAGGTCAGCGTGTTTAGTAAAACCCAACAACAGAACGAGTCACTCGCTTTGAGTACACAAAAAGAGCATGAGTCACTGCTTCAGCACAGAACTGTGAATCATGTACGTGCTTTTCTACATGTGGACACAAATAAAGGACTAAAATGTCCCCTGACCTCCATGAAGTCTGCTCTGGCAGGCATGTATCCTGCCATATCCCGGGACAGCACAGAGTCAAAAGTGGGCCGAGGAGGGTCCTCAGTGGCTGTGGAATTACAAAAGCACACAGCACTTTCACACCGAGTGTACAACGGTGTTCATCTGCATTGcgcatgaaagaaaaaaaaatctgccacTTTCAAACTCTCTTTTTTAATTCCTTACAATCTTGAGAAttgcaaaatgtaataattaaatataatgaGTACCTCATTTCGGTCATGTTCCTGCAGCCGTTGGTCGACTCAACTGCTGCAGCAACACGACCGAAACGTTCGTGAAACGCTGCAACAGACGGAGACCGATACAAGTTCCTGAGCGATCAAATGCCATCTTCAGTTTTGTGTAAAATGAAACTCTTACTTCTTGGTTCTATACAGTTCTAGAATCATCACAGATCTTAATATGAATGCTGCTTAACTGtggaaacaccccccccccccaaaaaaaacacctaaTATCAAATGCTGTCCATCCTAAACATGAGAGCACAgaataacaaacacaacaatgacGACAGGAAAAAGGGGGTACCGACGTTTGAAAGGAACAGCGCCCTCAGCAATGTGAGagtcttttgtttttcccagGCTGAGcaaggtggaggagaagagcggGTTGTTGATGAAGTTCTTCATATAATGGCTCTCACATTCCTCTTTGGTTTTAGTGCGCATCTGATATGCCACATCCTGCCTGGAATTGGAGAATCACACAAATAAAGTTAAGTTTGTTGTACAagacaaatattttaacattacgGTACATgtaaaccagaaaagcactcagagcgagcagacctccgccaagcagctcattcccctcataattggattcacaccgtccacatggtgatctggatcatcagcaaaagggtataaattgttcttggtatctttatacaccaaccatgaaaagtaaaagtgaatcggagctTGTGTgtatttaacagatttttgagtttcaatgttaaaatgtaatatttttttcctgacctcattctggatccgatcctgATTACATTTGGCGGTAAGATCGAgacccccaccctgcatgactgtcaaattctaGTTATATTCAAGAGTCGACATACAGCAGGTAAATCTGAAAATCAAATTCTACCAGTCAAGAATCGATAGCTTTGATTTTGGGTTACGGTTTTATCCATACACAGAGTATTAGCCTCACCagggtttattttaatttttatttcccTTCCTTTTTGAGCcaaccagagagacacaggacaGAAGACAGTGAAAAAGCTCTCACCAGTTCCCGAAACCACAGTCCATGACGGCCTCCAGCAGAGACATTTCTTCCAGCGCCGTCCATCCGGGTTCAAGGACAGGGAAGTCCGATGTCTGCAGGAACAGGAGAGGTAACGAGCGGCTCCAGAGGCTACTGGAGACTCACTTTTACGTGGCTTACCATGATTTCATATTTGTGGTCACTCTCGTGCTTCTTGTATTCAAATCCTCTGGTGAAACACTGAAAGGAATGTTGAAATGAATCCCAACGCGGTCTGAGGATAAACGAAGGCTTAGAGAGACCGGCCGGTGCTGGTCCACGTGGAGCTCACCTGGAGGCAGAGCAGAAAGGGCGAGGGGCCGCATTCTGCACATTTGATGTACGGCTCGCTGAGGTGGGACGAGCAGCCTCTGCATGGCGGTTTATCGAAAGGATCGCCTGGAACGGATAAATCGTGTTCAATGTCTATCCACTGCGGACATTAATCTACCGGCTCGTTTGTCTTTCGCTGCAGCAAATAGTAAACAAACCGCACAGCACGCGACGCTAGCCTTTGGGCTAGCCATGCTAACAGTTTATAACGAAAACAACCCAAGGTTAGGCTCTATTACGGAAGACTGTGTCCGACCATCAATCAGAAAGTGACCGCATGAGGGGCTGCTTGCAGCGGCACATTCAGTGAGATGTAAACACGGCTAACGTGTATGCTAACACGACAAAACCAACGCTAGTTTGAGACGCGCTACTGCGGCTAGCATGAGAAAACTACGGGAGATACCGGGACATTGAGAGTTAAGCATCATTTATTGCCCAAACTTACTTCCAACAGATGCCAGACGGTCCATGTGACAATGTTTAACGTGAATTAGTCCCAGAATGGACTCAGTGGAGGGCTACGTCTTCTTCGCCTCttttaaattgtaaatgtaCGCAGCTAGCACACTGAGTGTGCgctactgcccccttgtggcgGTTACGTTGTTCGAGATAGAAACTAATGGTGGAAACAAAAGCACtggggcaaaaaacaaaaaagattcaGCAGATAAAAAAGATTCTGGATGCCAGTCTGCTTCAGAAACTATTTTAAGATCCTTGAATTTGTTCAGAATCATCATTTAGATTTGCTTTCATCCCATAACCCTTCTAGAGCGGCCAGGTTTTCTGGTGGTGGCCTTTTGGTCATACCTGGATTTAGAATACAAACGCACGGTGAAGCAGCTTTTTATCTTTAGGATCTGTGGAACAACCTCGCAGAAGACTGGGAGCAGCAGCAAGAGCTGATATTCAAAGGCAAATcaggaatacattttattgGGCTTTTGgctaaattaattaattttagtttagtctgtctttatttctggtttatgcCTTACGGTTCCCTTCAGTTTGTTTTCAGTGTTATAATTCaacatattttgtgtttgtgtaatttttATTATCATAACCTTCAAGGACATGTCCTCTATgactgtaagacatgctgcgTCCTGGTTTAAATGTTTCTGCTCATTATTGTGTCCGATTCAGAACACAGCTAAAATCTagaaatttattttaaaaaaatagtttcaaTGAACTGTGTGAACCTCTCTGGAACACCTCAGGGAAGAAGTGACTGCGGTCATTCTCCATCCGACCACATGGTGCTGATCTCACACCGTTTCTGCTAAGGCAACAAAGAATGAATCCAAGACtgcctttgtctttctctgaaCCTCCATCCCCACCTTTGCCTTGTTTAGGTCAGTCTGTCACAGCTGATGAACCCCCATGTTATTTCTTTCCCCCTCAGTAAAATCTTCCACACTGCATAATCTCTTCCAATAGCACTGCTTTTCCTGAAAATGGCATAAAAACAGCCCATTCAATTTCAAGTCAAACACAACTCCTGTGCAGACCACTGTTAATGGCCGCCTGTTTGGGGacctggaaaaacaaatagatCAGAACCTTGATTCAAATGGAAGAATTataacatttaaatggaaagaaaaacctGAAACTGCATTCCTGGGAAC from Brachionichthys hirsutus isolate HB-005 unplaced genomic scaffold, CSIRO-AGI_Bhir_v1 contig_988, whole genome shotgun sequence harbors:
- the LOC137915852 gene encoding transcriptional adapter 2-alpha-like, translated to MDRLASVGSDPFDKPPCRGCSSHLSEPYIKCAECGPSPFLLCLQCFTRGFEYKKHESDHKYEIMTSDFPVLEPGWTALEEMSLLEAVMDCGFGNWQDVAYQMRTKTKEECESHYMKNFINNPLFSSTLLSLGKTKDSHIAEGAVPFKPTEDPPRPTFDSVLSRDMAGYMPARADFMEREFDNYAEWDLKDIDFVDDDSDILRALKLSVVDIYHSRLKERQRRKKVIRDHGLINLRKFQMLERCYPKEVQELYDAMRRFARVIGPIEHDKFIESHALEFELRREIRRLQEYRGAGITSFCSAKVYERANRMREDERRKRTMLCDVLQYIQDGRACQQWLTKQAALDAGITPAVTTIMVSATGRRSAPPLNLTGLPGTEKLNEREKELCQVVRLVPGAYLEYKQALLNECRRQGGLRLAQARALIKIDVNKTRKIYDFLIKEGHITKA